A region of Onychomys torridus chromosome 10, mOncTor1.1, whole genome shotgun sequence DNA encodes the following proteins:
- the Pes1 gene encoding pescadillo homolog codes for MGGLEKKKYERGSATNYITRNKARKKLQLSLPDFRRLCILKGIYPHEPKHKKKVNKGSTAARTFYLIKDIKFLLHEPIVNKFREYKVFVRKLRKAYGKSEWNAVERLKDNKPSYKLDHIVKERYPTFIDALRDLDDALSMCFLFSTFPRTGKCHVQTIQLCRRLTVEFLHYVIAARALRKVFLSIKGIYYQAEVLGQPIVWIAPYAFSHDHPTDVDYRVMATFTEFYTTLLGFVNFRLYQSLNLHYPPKLEGQAQAETKVSEDTYALDSESSMEKLAALSASLARVVVPTIEEAEADEFPTDGEMTEQEEGRRKELEAQEKHKRLFEGLKFFLNREVPREALSFIIRSFGGDVSWDKSLCIGATYDITDSCITHQIVDRPGQQTPIIGRYYIQPQWVFDCVNARLLLPVAEYFPGVQLPPHLSPFVSEKEGDYIPPEKLKLLALQRGEDPGDLKEEEEDEEEEDNGDDNEGDGDVAGDNEEEEEEEEDVEADSEKEEEAHLSALEQQRLEGKKPQVVAGTVKVEDKQRLAQEEESEAKRLAIMVMKKREKYLYQKIMFGKRRKIREANKLAEKRKAHDDAVRAEKKAKRTRPV; via the exons TATGAACGAGGCTCTGCCACCAATTACATCACCCGAAACAAAGCCCGGAAGAAGCTGCAGCTGAGCCTGCCCGATTTCAG GCGGCTGTGCATCCTGAAAGGCATTTATCCCCATGAGCCCAAGCATAAGAAGAAAGTGAACAAGGGTTCCACAGCAGCTCGAACATTTTACCTTATCAAAGATATTAAATTCCTCCTCCATGAGCCCATCGTCAACAAGTTCCGAGAGTACAAG GTGTTTGTTCGGAAGCTCCGCAAAGCCTATGGGAAGAGCGAGTGGAATGCTGTGGAGCGCCTGAAGGACAATAAACCCAGCTACAAGCTTGACCACATTGTCAAGGAGCG GTACCCCACATTTATCGATGCTCTGAGGGATCTTGACGATGCCCTGTCGATGTGCTTCCTCTTCTCCACCTTCCCACGGACCGGCAAGTGCCATGTGCAGACCATCCAGCTGTGTCGCCGGCTGACTGTGGAGTTCCTGCACTACGTCATTGCTGCCCGAGCCCTGCGCAAG GTCTTCCTGTCCATCAAAGGCATTTACTATCAGGCTGAGGTGCTGGGGCAGCCCATCGTGTGGATTGCACCTTATGCTTTCTCCCATGAT CATCCAACAGATGTGGACTACAGGGTCATGGCCACCTTCACTGAGTTCTATACCACTCTCCTGGGCTTTGTCAACTTCCGCCTCTACCAGTCTCTCAACCTTCACTACCCACCCAAG cttGAAGGTCAAGCCCAAGCAGAAACAAAGGTCAGCGAAGACACATATGCCCTGGACTCTGAGAGCTCTATGGAG AAACTAGCAGCTCTCAGTGCCAGCCTGGCCCGAGTGGTGGTGCCTACTAtagaggaggctgaagcagatgaGTTTCCTACTGATGGG GAGATGACAGAGCAGGAAGAAGGGCGCAGGAAAGAGCTGGAGGCACAGGAGAAACACAAGAGACTCTTTGAAGGCCTGAAGTTCTTCCTGAACCGGGAGGTGCCCCGTGAAGCATTGTCCTTCATCATCAG GAGTTTTGGTGGGGATGTATCCTGGGACAAGTCTTTGTGCATTGGAGCCACCTATGACATCACAGACTCGTGCATCACCCACCAGATTGTTGACCGGCCTGGGCAGCAAACCCCCATCATTGGCAG GTACTACATACAGCCCCAGTGGGTGTTTGACTGTGTGAATGCCCGCCTCCTCCTCCCTGTGGCGGAGTACTTCCCTGGGGTGCAGCTGCCCCCACACCTTTCACCCTTCGTgtctgagaaggaaggagattaCATTCCCCCTGAGAAGCTGAAGCTACTGGCTCTGCAGCGGGGAGAAGACCCAG GAGActtgaaagaggaagaggaggatgaagaggaggaggacaacGGTGATGACAATGAAGGTGATGGTGATGTTGCGGGGgacaatgaggaggaggaggaggaggaggaagatgtggAAGCTGattcagagaaagaggaggaggcacACCTGTCAGCCTTGGAGCAGCAAAGGCTGGAAGGGAAG AAGCCCCAGGTGGTGGCCGGCACTGTGAAAGTGGAGGACAAGCAGCGGCTGGCCCAGGAGGAAGAAAGCGAGGCCAAGCGCCTGGCCATCATGGTGATGAAAAAGCGAGAGAAGTATCTCTACCAAAAGATCATGTTTGGCAAACGCCGCAAAATCCGCGAG GCCAACAAGctggcagagaaaaggaaagccCATGATGATGCTGTGAGAGCTGAGAAAAAGGCCAAGAGGACAAGGCCTGTGTGA